GCGGTTTCGAAGCAGGGTCTTCATCTCATGCTCCCTTCAGCCGCGGGTCGAGCAAGACATAGCTGACGTCGACGATGAAATTGGCGATCAACATGGTCGCGGTCATGATGAGGAGCTGGCCCTGGATGACGGGATAGTCGCGGGCGAGGATCGCCTGATAGAGAATGTTGCCGAGGCCGGGATAGTTATAGACGACCTCCGTCACCAGCGAGCCGCCGAGAATGGTGCCGATGGCGATGGCAAGGCTGGAAACGGTCGGCAGCAGCGCGTTGCGCGCCGCATACCAGAGCATCACGTTCCGGTCAGAGAGGCCTTTGGCGCGGGCCATGACGATATAGTCCTCGCCGAGCAGGTTGATCATATTGTTGCGCATGGTGACGGTGAAGCCGCCGATCAGCACGGTGCAGAGGGTCACCATTGGCAGGATGCCGTGATAGGCCACACTGCCGATATATTGCAGGCTGAAGGCCGGATCGAGCGACGGGTCGGCGGCATAACCGTTCGGAAACCAGCCGAGCGTGAAGCCGAAGATGAAGAGCACGATCAGCGAGGTGACGACTGCTGGTACCGAGGTCGCGAAAATCGCGCCGACGGAGACGACGACATCGAACCTGCTGCCGCGCCGCCAGGCGGCGACGATGCCGAGGAAGGTGCCGAGCGCGAAGCTCACGATCGTCGCTGTGCCCATCAGGGCGATGGTCCAGACGAGAGCATGGCCGAGCACGGAGGTGACCGGCAGCGGAAAATATTTGACCGAGCGGCCGAGATCGCCGGTGAAGATGCTGCCGAGATAGGTGAGATACTGCTGCCAGAGCGGGCCGTCGACGAAGCCGAAGGTGAGTTTCAACGCCTGCAGGCTTTCCGGCGGCAATTCGGTGCCGGCGCTCGAAAACATGATCTGCACGGGATCGCCCGGCATCAGCCGGGGCAGGAAGAAATTGATCGTCGCTGCCGCGATGAAGGCTGCCATGTAGAAGACGAGGCGGCGAAGCAGAAAAGCCATGGGAACTCCGTCGTGACGGGAGCGGCGCTTTTAGATGAGCGTGATGTCATCCGAAAACCGCTTACACTTTTCGGCATCATGTTCTGACACCGCTCCCGAGAGCATGATGCTTATTTCACCGGTTCCAGGGCGAGCAGGTTCAGCAGGCGTGCCGGATTGGTGCGCGAAATCGACGGATTGACGAAGGGATTTTCCTTGGTCGACCAGCCGGTGAAGCGCTTGGTGTTGTACTGATACCAGTTCGGATTGTTGAAGACCGGAATCATCGGCATGTTTTCAGCGACGATGCGCTGCGCCTTGTTCATCGCTTCCTTCTGCTTGGCAAGGTCGGCGGTCTGGGTGAACTCGGTGACGAGTTTCTCGACCTCGGGGTTGAACCAGCGCTGCGCGGTGAAGCGGGTCTTGCCCTTGTCGGAAGCGCTGAAGGCACGCTTGTAGGGATAGTAAGGCGAGGCAGAGGCCGGCAGGCTGTTGATCGCCGCATCGAACTTGCCGCCGATGAGGTTGCCGGTCCAGACGGCTTCCTCGGGCGTTTCGATCTTGGCGTCGATCCCGACCGCCTGCATGCCTTCGACGGCGATGTTGACGGTATCGACCCAGTCCGTCCAGGAGTTCGGAACAATGATGGAGAAGGAGATCTTGCTGCCGTCGGGATTGTCGCGGAAGCCGTCGCCATCCTTGTCCTTGTAGCCGGCCTCGTCGAGCAGCACCTTGGCGGCGCCGGCGTCATAGGTCGCGTACTTGCCGAAGTCGGCCTTGATGGAAGGGTCCGCCCAGCTCTTGTAGAGCTCGCCCATCAAGCCGGGGTCTTCGTTCAGCGTCGGGTAGCCGTAGCCGGCGACGTCGATCATCGTCTTGCGGTCGAGCGCCATGCCGACGGCGCGGCGGAACTTCACGTCGTTGAAGGCCTTCTTGTTGTTCTCGTTTGCTGTTTCCAAGTTGAACAGGAAGGCGACCATGCTGCTCGGCGAATACCAATAGTGGAAATGCGCCGAGTCCTTGGAGACATAGACATTGTCGATGTCGGGAATGAAGGAGACACCCCAGTCGAGTGTGCCGTCGGCGGTTGCCGTCAGGATCTGGTTGTTGTCGGCAAGCTGCGGAAAGCGCATGCAGTCGACCTTGAGATGCGCGTTGTCCCAGTAGTTCGGGTTGCGGCACTGGTCGTAAGTCTGGCCGGTGAAGCGCGGCACTTCCGTCAGCGGGCCGCTGCCGACCGGGTCTTCGTTGGCGAAGGTGACGGGATCGGCGACATCCTTCCAGACATGTTCGGGAACGATTGGCAGTTGCGAGATCTGCTCGGCGGCAAGCGAGCTCGGATTGGCCAGCGTGAAGCGCACCGTCTGGGCGTCGACGGCTTGCACATCGGTGACGAAGGTCCAGATGCTGACGAAGTCGAGCGCCGGGAATTTCTTCAGGTAATCATAGGTGAACTTGACGTCGGCTGCGGTCAGCGGCTTGCCATCAGACCATTTCAGGTTCGGGCGCAGCTGGAATTCGATGCTCTTCAGATCGTCGGAGAGCTTGAAGCTTTCGGCCAGACGATAGACCGGCTTGTTGCTGTCGAAGCGATTGAAGATGACGAGAGGTTCATAGATAAAGTCGAGCGTCGACTGGCGCGACGAGGTCTGGTTGAACGGATTGAAGTTGCGCACCCAGGTCGTCGCCGGTTCGATATTCGCGGTCAGGATCGTCTGCGCCATGGCGGATCCCGAAAGAAGCGTCAGTGCAGCGGCTGCAAGAAGATATTTTTTCATGTTCTATTCCCCTTTTTCTTATGAGTGAGATATGACGGTCAGGCGGTCGACACGCTGGCAAACATGTCTTCGACTTGCCGGTGGGCGGCGCGATAATCGATCTTGAGATTGCCCAGACGGGCCTGGCCGGCGGCGATGCGCTTCAGGGCGGCGTCCGTCAGCGGGCGGGCGGCCTTGGCGGCAGCTTCGCTTTCGGGAATGTCGCCATGGCTGTGGAGCGCGATGTCGAAGCCGGCGTCGAGCACTTGTCTGACGCGTTCCGGCAGGGTGCCCGCGAGCGATTCCATGAAAATGCAGTCGGAGACCAGCACGCCCTCATAGCCCATGTCCTTGCGGATCACGTCGTGCATAACAGGCGAGATCGACGCCGGCAGCTCGGCGTCGTAAGCCGAATAGACGACATGGGCGACCATCGCCCAAGGCGTGTCCTTCAGCGCGACGAAGGGTTTGAAATCGGTGGCGGCGAGCGTCTCGCGGCTGGCGTCGACGACCGGGCGCTCCTTGTGGGAATCAAGCGTCGCGCGGCCATGGCCGGGAATATGCTTCATGACAGGCATGTTGCCGGTCTCGAGCAGGCCGTCGACCACCTCGCGGCCGAGGGCTGCGATGAAGTCGGGATCAGGGCCGAAGGAGCGGGCGCCGATGACCGCGCTCGTCGTCTCGAAAACGAGATCGAGAACCGGCGAGCAGCCGCTGGAAAGGCCGAGTTCCGTCATCATCGCGCCCATGGCCCGGGAGGAAAGGCGCAGCGCTTTTTTGCCGAGATCGAAATCGCGGCGCGCAAGTTCGGCGAATTGGCCGAAGCTGCGGAAGAGCGGCCAGGGGCCAGCATCGAGATGCTGCACACGGCCGCCTTCCTGGTCGGTGAAAACAGGCGCATCATCGCGGCCGACGGCTTCGCGGAATCGTTCGATCAGGCGCTTCGTCTGCTCCGGCTCGCGTTGATTGCGCCGGCCGACGAAGAGGCCGAGCGGATTTGTCTCGCGGAAGAGGGCGAATTCATCATCCGAAATGACGGGGTTCGGAAGGCCGACGAAAAGGGCGAGCGGGGTCGAGGACAATTCTGTAACTCCGGTATCAGATGGTCATTTCGGCGCGCTTCTCAGCATGCCTTCGTAAATGCCCTTGTCGGGGGCGGGGATGACAATTGCGCCTGCCGTTTTGGCGTAGAAATCGACCGGGCCGGCATCGCCGATGAAGGCATAGGCATGACCTGACGTTTTCATGGTCTGAAGGCAGGCGGAAAAGAGGGCGAGCCCGATACCCTTGCCACGCGCCTCCGGGGCGACGCCCGTTGGGCCGAAGAAACCTCGCGCGGTGGTGTCATAACAGGCAAAGCCGAGCAGTTTGCCCGCTTCCACGGCGATCAGGCAGGCAACTGGCTGGCGGGAGAAGGCGACCGAGACTTCACTTGCCCAATTCTCGCTGAACTGTTCGCGAACCCAGTTGACGACGAGATGAAGTTCCGGGGGAAGGGCCGGACGGATGGAGGCAGCGACATCGTCGGCCTTTTGTTTCAGTTCGGCGAGCTTGGTGGAATATAAGCTCACAAGCAGGTCTGGCACCTGTTATTCCTCCCAATATTCCGCTATTACGGAATGTATACCCTTTTAATGTTATAGACTTGGCCATCTGGCCGAGCTTGTCAACAGGGTTTTTCAAA
The nucleotide sequence above comes from Rhizobium sp. Pop5. Encoded proteins:
- a CDS encoding ABC transporter permease; translation: MAFLLRRLVFYMAAFIAAATINFFLPRLMPGDPVQIMFSSAGTELPPESLQALKLTFGFVDGPLWQQYLTYLGSIFTGDLGRSVKYFPLPVTSVLGHALVWTIALMGTATIVSFALGTFLGIVAAWRRGSRFDVVVSVGAIFATSVPAVVTSLIVLFIFGFTLGWFPNGYAADPSLDPAFSLQYIGSVAYHGILPMVTLCTVLIGGFTVTMRNNMINLLGEDYIVMARAKGLSDRNVMLWYAARNALLPTVSSLAIAIGTILGGSLVTEVVYNYPGLGNILYQAILARDYPVIQGQLLIMTATMLIANFIVDVSYVLLDPRLKGA
- a CDS encoding ABC transporter substrate-binding protein — protein: MKKYLLAAAALTLLSGSAMAQTILTANIEPATTWVRNFNPFNQTSSRQSTLDFIYEPLVIFNRFDSNKPVYRLAESFKLSDDLKSIEFQLRPNLKWSDGKPLTAADVKFTYDYLKKFPALDFVSIWTFVTDVQAVDAQTVRFTLANPSSLAAEQISQLPIVPEHVWKDVADPVTFANEDPVGSGPLTEVPRFTGQTYDQCRNPNYWDNAHLKVDCMRFPQLADNNQILTATADGTLDWGVSFIPDIDNVYVSKDSAHFHYWYSPSSMVAFLFNLETANENNKKAFNDVKFRRAVGMALDRKTMIDVAGYGYPTLNEDPGLMGELYKSWADPSIKADFGKYATYDAGAAKVLLDEAGYKDKDGDGFRDNPDGSKISFSIIVPNSWTDWVDTVNIAVEGMQAVGIDAKIETPEEAVWTGNLIGGKFDAAINSLPASASPYYPYKRAFSASDKGKTRFTAQRWFNPEVEKLVTEFTQTADLAKQKEAMNKAQRIVAENMPMIPVFNNPNWYQYNTKRFTGWSTKENPFVNPSISRTNPARLLNLLALEPVK
- a CDS encoding glycoside hydrolase family 3 N-terminal domain-containing protein; translation: MSSTPLALFVGLPNPVISDDEFALFRETNPLGLFVGRRNQREPEQTKRLIERFREAVGRDDAPVFTDQEGGRVQHLDAGPWPLFRSFGQFAELARRDFDLGKKALRLSSRAMGAMMTELGLSSGCSPVLDLVFETTSAVIGARSFGPDPDFIAALGREVVDGLLETGNMPVMKHIPGHGRATLDSHKERPVVDASRETLAATDFKPFVALKDTPWAMVAHVVYSAYDAELPASISPVMHDVIRKDMGYEGVLVSDCIFMESLAGTLPERVRQVLDAGFDIALHSHGDIPESEAAAKAARPLTDAALKRIAAGQARLGNLKIDYRAAHRQVEDMFASVSTA
- a CDS encoding GNAT family N-acetyltransferase, with the translated sequence MPDLLVSLYSTKLAELKQKADDVAASIRPALPPELHLVVNWVREQFSENWASEVSVAFSRQPVACLIAVEAGKLLGFACYDTTARGFFGPTGVAPEARGKGIGLALFSACLQTMKTSGHAYAFIGDAGPVDFYAKTAGAIVIPAPDKGIYEGMLRSAPK